In one window of Myxocyprinus asiaticus isolate MX2 ecotype Aquarium Trade chromosome 43, UBuf_Myxa_2, whole genome shotgun sequence DNA:
- the LOC127433558 gene encoding multicilin-like encodes MQTCFYTHLPYLMDYAADPVNKIYTGDLLDFSADTHLPPLEFPDDRDLNTSLELSRQLHATLRRKQEEISALRDKNTQLRKLATQAERCATILDALTTLSQRDSLLHFTPLRTLSQKTHAESTEGHSTGSEHSLFSLLTQEEQSDHSYTALTDSTSTETHSPTSGVKRQLWSSWHDLLSEDADGSTHRDDAEDTSLNWQSGSKRPRLDDELVELNLEHLKSQLDQDEWAPQQLTEDSALTQSLEVSSEGPIAERVNIFGAFHGLHVVAETPSVKSGLNTSGDREKGICFKISIREHSTVRTKVFPHGKAFTSRTPSGSCRFLWVPNED; translated from the exons ACACACATTTACCACCTCTTGAATTTCCAGATGACAGAGACTTGAATACTTCTCTAGAGCTGAGTAGacag CTTCATGCCACTCTCAGGAGAAAGCAAGAGGAAATATCAGCCCTGAGGGACAAAAACACGCAGCTGAGAAAGCTGGCTACACAGGCTGAGCGTTGCGCCACAATTCTAGAT GCCTTGACAACATTATCCCAGAGAGACTCATTGTTGCACTTTACACCCTTGAGGACAttgtcacaaaaaacacatgctGAGTCAACTGAGGGGCATTCTACTGGATCAGAACACTCCTTATTCTCTCTACTGACTCAGGAAGAACAATCGGACCATTCTTACACAGCTTTAACTGACTCTACCAGCACTGAAACCCATAGTCCAACATCAGGAGTCAAACGCCAGCTGTGGTCCAGCTGGCATGACCTTCTCTCTGAAGATGCAGATGGTAGCACCCATAGAGATGATGCTGAGGACACCAGCTTGAACTGGCAGTCGGGTTCCAAACGGCCCAGGCTTGATGATGAACTTGTAGAGCTAAACTTGGAACATCTGAAATCACAGCTGGACCAAGACGAATGGGCTCCTCAGCAACTAACAGAAGATTCAGCTCTGACTCAGAGTCTTGAAGTCTCCTCTGAAGGCCCAATCGCAGAGAGGGTGAACATATTTGGGGCTTTTCATGGGCTTCATGTGGTTGCAGAAACTCCATCTGTCAAATCTGGTCTTAACACAAGCGGCGATCGAGAGAAAGGCATTTGCTTTAAGATCTCAATCAGGGAGCACAGTACTGTAAGGACCAAGGTTTTCCCACACGGAAAGGCATTCACCTCTCGCACACCAAGCGGGTCTTGTAGGTTCCTTTGGGTTCCTAATGAAGACTAA